A single region of the Bacteroidota bacterium genome encodes:
- a CDS encoding MmcQ/YjbR family DNA-binding protein, whose translation MDLDEVRSYCLAKEGVQETFPFGDTHHVFKVGGKMFLLASSDSIPLTINVKADPVTAIEQRERYAAVTPGYHMNKKHWNTVILNGSIRPTLLKQWIDDSYNLVLASIPKAKRPDLA comes from the coding sequence ATGGACCTCGATGAAGTGCGATCTTATTGTTTGGCGAAGGAGGGAGTACAAGAGACCTTTCCATTCGGAGATACGCATCATGTATTCAAAGTTGGAGGCAAGATGTTCTTGCTTGCAAGTTCGGATAGCATTCCGCTCACCATCAACGTGAAAGCCGATCCAGTGACAGCAATCGAGCAACGCGAACGGTATGCAGCGGTCACCCCAGGGTATCACATGAACAAGAAGCATTGGAATACAGTTATCCTCAATGGAAGTATCCGCCCAACGCTTCTCAAGCAATGGATTGATGACTCGTATAACTTGGTGCTCGCGTCGATCCCAAAGGCAAAGCGACCAGACCTAGCATAA
- the nuoH gene encoding NADH-quinone oxidoreductase subunit NuoH, translating into MIIEALIKIAVILLVVLTAVSYTVLLERWVCAWVQDRIGPNRVGPFGLFQPLADVLKLLLKEDIEPLMAQGWFHWVAPVISITVAFTVLAVVPFGHTLAIGERIIPLTIASNINIGVLFIVAMTSVGVYGITLAGWSSGSKYSLLGGLRSSAQMISYELTLGLGLLSVVMLSGTLDLNGIIDSQVNGLWNIVRAPIGFLLFLVSSFAETNRQPFDLPEAEPELVGGYHTEYSSMKFALFFLSEYANIITASAVMTVLFLGGWHVPFVDSLGLSPLVMTIVGVLAFILKVVGLLFVFIWVRWSIPRFRYDQLMDLGWKVLLPLGIVNIILTALEKMYLMH; encoded by the coding sequence ATGATAATTGAAGCACTCATAAAAATTGCGGTTATTCTCCTGGTGGTGCTCACGGCGGTGTCTTACACCGTATTGCTGGAGCGTTGGGTCTGCGCATGGGTCCAGGACCGCATTGGTCCGAACCGTGTAGGACCATTCGGTTTATTTCAACCATTGGCGGATGTCCTTAAGCTTTTGCTGAAAGAGGATATCGAGCCATTGATGGCTCAGGGTTGGTTTCACTGGGTCGCACCGGTAATTTCGATTACCGTGGCATTCACGGTGCTTGCGGTTGTGCCGTTCGGGCACACGCTCGCAATCGGTGAGCGAATTATCCCGCTTACGATCGCCTCCAATATCAATATCGGTGTGCTCTTTATTGTCGCGATGACTTCTGTTGGCGTGTATGGGATAACGCTGGCCGGTTGGTCAAGTGGATCGAAGTATTCTTTGCTTGGCGGATTGCGGTCGAGCGCGCAGATGATCAGCTACGAACTCACCCTCGGGCTTGGACTGCTCAGCGTCGTGATGCTCAGTGGCACGCTCGATCTGAACGGGATCATCGACTCGCAGGTGAATGGCCTGTGGAATATCGTTCGTGCGCCGATCGGCTTCCTGCTCTTTCTCGTCTCCTCCTTTGCTGAGACGAATCGGCAGCCGTTCGATCTGCCCGAAGCAGAACCGGAGCTTGTCGGCGGATACCACACGGAGTACAGCTCGATGAAATTCGCGCTCTTCTTCCTGTCGGAATATGCGAACATCATCACGGCAAGCGCCGTCATGACGGTACTCTTCCTAGGCGGCTGGCACGTTCCTTTTGTCGATTCGCTCGGGCTGTCGCCACTTGTGATGACAATTGTCGGAGTTCTGGCGTTTATCTTGAAGGTCGTCGGTTTACTGTTCGTATTCATCTGGGTGCGCTGGTCGATCCCGCGCTTCCGGTACGATCAATTGATGGACCTCGGCTGGAAGGTGCTTTTGCCGCTTGGGATCGTCAATATTATCCTGACGGCACTTGAAAAGATGTATTTGATGCACTAA
- a CDS encoding NADH-quinone oxidoreductase subunit I, with the protein MSTTTKYNNPKTRRKLSLWEKLYLFEVVRGLLTTFKHLFRPKFTRQYPEERWDPPASFRGRPVLVLEENGVERCVACGLCSRVCPPLAIEVRASETELLKERYPVVFEINMLRCIFCGYCEEVCPEEAIIMSKDYELTFRDPSEGIFGKDKLLTPKAQLKDRLDYLAKMRN; encoded by the coding sequence ATGAGTACTACGACGAAATATAACAATCCGAAGACCCGCCGCAAGCTGTCGCTGTGGGAGAAGCTTTATCTCTTCGAAGTCGTGCGCGGGCTGCTTACGACCTTCAAGCACCTCTTTCGGCCGAAGTTTACGCGCCAGTACCCCGAAGAACGCTGGGATCCGCCCGCGTCATTTCGGGGACGGCCCGTGCTCGTTCTCGAAGAGAATGGCGTCGAGCGTTGTGTGGCCTGCGGGCTGTGCTCGCGCGTGTGCCCGCCGCTGGCCATCGAAGTCCGCGCCAGCGAGACCGAACTGCTGAAGGAGCGCTACCCTGTTGTTTTCGAGATCAACATGCTGCGCTGCATATTTTGCGGCTATTGCGAAGAGGTCTGCCCCGAAGAGGCGATCATCATGAGCAAGGATTACGAACTAACCTTCCGCGATCCTTCCGAGGGCATCTTTGGCAAGGATAAACTACTCACTCCGAAGGCGCAGCTCAAAGATCGGTTGGATTATCTCGCCAAGATGCGGAATTAG